The nucleotide sequence GCAGGATGCCGCCGAGGTCCACGCCGCCGTGCTCGTAGAAGTCGCGGTCCTCGATCGCGAGGATCGCGGCACTCATGTGCGGGGACATCTCGTCCAGGGACACAGGGGTGCGGTTCTGCGCGTAGAACGTGGCGATCTCGGTCCCGTCCCGCGCCACCACGGTGGAGGCGCGCGACATCGGCCCCGCCTCCATCTGGGCCGGGAGGTCCTTGAACCACCCGATGGAGGCGTTGGCGGCGAGACCGGTGGCGGCTGCGGGGGGGACCAGGAGACCGGCGGCCACGATGCCGGCAACGACGCTCGTGGCGATGAACGCCACGACGTTGCCCAGGGCTGACGGTGCCTGCGTGGCAGGGTTCTTGCGGGAAGCCATTCGGACAGTCTACAAGCGCGAACCTGGCCGCAGCCGGTGTGCGGCCCGTCACGGCGGAGCGCGTCCCCGCGTTCGTGGCTACGCTGGGGCCATGACTACCTGGGAATACGCCACCGTGCCGCTCATGATCCACGCCACCAAGCAGATCCTCGACAACTGGGGCGACGACGGGTGGGAGCTCGTCACCGTGCTCCCCGGCAGCACCCCCGCCGACGTCCCGGCGGGCAACGTGAACGCCCCCGTCCAGACCAACCCCATCGCCTACTTCAAGCGCCCCAAGGGCTGACGCCCGGACACCGCAGCCCCACCACACCGGAGGACTTCCATGAGCAACGGCTCCGCCGTCGAATCCCGCATCGCCGAGCTCGGCCTCGAGCTCCCGGCCGTCGCGGCCCCCGTGGCCGCCTACGTGCCCGCCGTGGTCACCGGCTCGTGGGTGCACACCTCGGGCCAGCTGCCCTTCGTGGACGGGCAGCTGCCCGCCACCGGCAAGGTGTCCGCGTCCGGGGCGGCGGGCACCGTCTCCCCCGAGGACGCCCACGAGCTCGCGGCCCGCGCCGCCCTCAACGCTGTGGCCGCGGTCAAGGAGGCCGTCGGGGACCTGGACCGGGTGGTCCGGATCGTGAAGGTCGTCGGCTTCGTGGCCTCCGATCCCGGCTTCACCGGCCAGCCCGGCGTGATCAACGGCGCCTCCGAGCTGCTGGGCCGGATCTTCGGCGACGCCGGGGTGCACGCCCGCTCCGCGGTGGGCGTCGCGGTCCTGCCGCTCGACGCGCCGGTCGAGGTGGAGCTCGTTGCCGAGTTCCGCTGATTCGCAGCCCCCGCGGCAGGGCCGTCCGCCGGCCGTGCGCTGGTTCGAGATCCCGGAGGGCCAGCGCGGGGCCGCGCAGGCCTGGCTCGAGCGGGGTGCCGGCATCCCCGGCAGCGCCCCCTCGCCCGCCGCCGCGGTGGTCTTCGTGCGGGACGGCGAGCACGGCGTGGAGACCTACCTCAAGTACCGCCCGGGCAACTCACCGCTCGGCACCGTCGGGTTCCCCGGCGGGACCCTCGAGCCCCACGACGACGAGCCCCTCGACTGGGCCGGGCCCAGCCCCGCGGACTGGGCGCGCAGGCTCGGCGTCGAGGACGACCTCGGCCGGGCGCGGCGCACCGTGGTCGCCGCGGTGCGCAAGGCGTTCGAGGAGGCCGGCGTCCTGCTGGCCGGGTCGGACACGATGAGCACCGTCGAGTCGGTGGAGGGCGCCGAGTGGATGCGCTCCCGGGAGGCGCTCGCCGTGGGGGACGTGTCCCTCGCCCAGGTCCTCGGCCGGCGCCGGCTCGTGCTGCGCTCCGACCTGCTCAAGCCCCTCGCGCACTGGATCACCTCCGACTTCGCCCACCGCCGGTACGACATCCACTACTTCACCGCGGTGGTCCCCGACGGGCAGGCCCCGTCCGTGCTCGAGTCGAAGGGCGTCTGGGGCCGCTGGGTGGACGCCGCGCAGGCCGTGGCCGATCCGGCGGGCAGCTGGCTCGGGGACCTCGTGGGGCAGGAGGACACCGTGGGCCGCACGATCGACGACCTCTCCTCGCCCGGCGTGCAGTGCGTGCTCGAGTCGGTCGCCGAGTGCACCTCGGCGATCGCCTTCCTGGCCAAGAAGCGGGCCGTGGTGGCCCGCAACCCGGTGCTCGAGGTGCACGACGGCCGGCCCGTGCTGCGCCTCGACCTGACCTGAGCCGCCTCCGTGCCCGCACACGCGGACGGCCCGGTCACCCGCGAGGGTGACCGGGCCGTCCCGGTGCCGGGGCAGGACTCAGCGGCTGCGCTGCTTGAGCCGCTGCAGGTCGAGGATCACCACGGCGCGCGCCTCGAGCCGGATCCAGCCGCGCTGGACGAACTCGGCCAGCGCCTTGTTCACGGTCTCGCGGGACGCGCCGACGAGCTGGGCCAGCTCCTCCTGGGTGAGCTCGTGCGCCACGAGGATGCCGTCGGTGGCGGGCCGGCCGAACCGGTCGGCCAGGTCCAGCAGCGCCTTCGCCACCCGGCCGGGCACGTCGGAGAAGACCAGGTCGGCGAGGCTCTCGTTGGTGCGCCGCAGCCGGCGGGCCAGGGCCTGCAGCAGCTGCGCGGAGACGTCGGGGGAGCGCTCGATGACCTTCTTGAGGTTCTCGTGCTTGAGCCCGGCCAGGCGCGTCTCGGACACGGCGGTCGCGGACGTGGAGCGCGGGCTCGGGTCGAACAGCGCCATCTCGCCGAACAGCTCTCCCGGGCCCATGATCGCCACGAGGCTCTCGCGGCCGTCCGGGGCGGTGCGGCCGAGCTTGATCTTGCCCGAGATGATGAAGTACAGCTGGTCGCCCGGATCGCCCTCGTGGAACAGCGTGGAGCCGCGCGAGAGGTCGACCTCGGTGAGCTCCTCGGTGAGGGCGGCGAAGGCCTGGTCGTCCAGGGACGCGAACAGGGGAGCGCGGCGGAGGACGTCGATATCCATGGTTCTCCTCAAGATGTGCCGCCGGGCCGTTGCCCGTGGCGGCCGATGTCAGCGGGAGTCGCCCGCACCGGTGTGTGAGCGACCTAACGTACCTGACGTTCACTGTAGTGTCTCCGGCCCGCGAATCCCAAGGACGGGCGCGGCGGCCCGGGCGGGACGGCAGGCCCGCTCCACGGATCTCCCAGCCACGCTCCCTATGCTGGTGGCTCGCTCCCCGGCCCCCGGCCCCGAAGAACCCGCAGAGGAACCCGATGTCTCCGTCCTTCAACCTGCTCGACGTCCTCCTGGCCGTCGTGCTCCTGGGCTACCTCTTCTACGGGTTCAGCCGCGGCTTCTTCAACTCCCTGTTCTCCCTGGCCGGGCTCGTGCTCGGCGGGGTGGCGGCGTTCTCGGCCGCCCCGTGGGTGAGCGCGCAGGTGGACCCGCAGTACCGCGTGGGCGCCGTGCTCGCCACGGTCCTGGTCCTGCTGGTGGCGGGGCAGATGCTGGGCGGGCTGCTGGGCCGCGCCCTGTCCGCCGTCACCGAGCGCATGCGCCTGGGCGCGCTCAACCGGATCGCCGGGGCGGCCCTCGACGTGGCCGTCGCCGCGCTCGTGCTCTCGCTCCTCGCCTCGCTCGTCGGCCAGCTGGGCATCCCGGCTGTGTCCCAGCAGGTGGCGTCCTCGACCGTGCTGCGCACGATCGACGAGCACACCCCGGGACCGGTGCGCGCGGCGGTGACCGAGGCCCGGGACGCCGTGGGCGGGGCCACCGGCATCCGTCAGCTCGACGAGCTGCTCTTCCCCGCCGAGGAGGCCCCCGACGAGAGCACGAGCACGCCCGCGCTGCAGGCGGCCGGGCAGTCCGTGGTGCAGGTCTACGGCATGGCGGTGGAGTGCCGCCAGAACCAGACCGGCTCGGGCTTCGTGACCGACGCCGGGCAGGTGGTGACCAACGCGCACGTGGTGGCCGGGGTGGACGAGCCGGTGGTGCAGACCCGGGACGGGCAGGTGCACGCCGCCGCCGTCGTCCACTACGACCCGGGCTCCGACCTCGCCGTCCTCTCCGCGCCGTCCCTGCCGCTGGCCGCGCTGCCGCTCGGGGTGGACCCCGCGGCCGGGGACTCGGTCGCCTTCATGGGCTACCCCCTGGGCGGGCCGTTCGCCGCCGGGCCCGCCACCGTGCAGGGCACCGCGCTCGCACCCGTGGAGGGGACCGGCGGGACGATGGAGATCATCCAGCTGGCCGGTCAGGTGCAGCAGGGCAACTCCGGCGGCCCGCTCGTGGCTCAGGACGGCTCCGTCGTCGGCGTCGTCTTCGCCAAGGCCCTCGAGGGGCAGGTCGGCTACGCCCTCACCCTGGACGAGCTGCGCGGGGCGCTGGGCGCCGCCGCGGGCGCCACCCAGGCCGTGGACTCCGGCTCCTGCGCCGCCTGAGCGGCTACCCCTCCAGGGTCCGCAGCAGGTGCTCGACCGCCATCTCGTAGCCGAAGGCCCCCGCCCCGGCGATCACCACGTCCGCCTGCAGGGACACGTAGGACGTGTGTCGGAACGCCTCGCGCCGGTGCACGTTGGACAGGTGCACCTCCACCACGGGCAGCTCCGCCGCCTCGAGCGCGTCGTGGATCGCGATGGAGTAGTGCGTGAAGGCCGCGGGGTTGATCACGATCGCCGCGCCCTCCGTGCGGGCCTCCTGGATCCGGTCCACCAGGACGCCCTCGTGGTTGGACTGGTGGAACTCGACGTCCCACCCGCCCGCGGCGGCCCGGGCGCGCACGGCCTCCTCGATGTCCCCGAGCGTCGTGGTGCCGTACACCTCCGGGCGCCGGACGCCGAGCAGGTTGAGGTTGGGGCCGTTGAGGACGTAGATCGGTCTGCGCGTGGTGGTCATGCCCGCATCCTCTCACTCTGGCGCCCGCCGGTCCGGGCGCGGTCCCCGGACGCCGCAGCGCCCCCTCGCACGGCAGGAGCGAGGGGGCGCTGCGGAGCTGGGGGTGCGGACTACTTGGCGAGCGAGTCCACGATCTGCTGCATCACGGTCTGGTCCGCGAGGGTCGAGACGTCGCCGACCTCCCGGTCCTCCGCCACGTCCTTGAGCAGCCGGCGCATGATCTTCCCGGACCGGGTCTTGGGCAGCTCCGGGACGATGAGCACCTTCTTGGGCTTGGCGATCGGGGAGATCTCCTTGCCCACGTGGGCCCGCATCTCCTCGGCCAGCTCGGTCTTGTCCCGGCCCTCGGCGTCGGCCTGGTCGGAGAGGATGACGAACGCGATCACGGCCTGGCCGGTGGTCTCGTCCGTGGCGCCCACCACCGCGGCCTCGGCCACGGACGGGTGGGAGACGAGCGCGGACTCGATCTCCGGGGTGGACAGGCGGTGGCCGGAGACGTTCATGACGTCGTCGACGCGGCCGAGGATCCACACGTCCCC is from Kocuria rosea and encodes:
- a CDS encoding Crp/Fnr family transcriptional regulator, yielding MDIDVLRRAPLFASLDDQAFAALTEELTEVDLSRGSTLFHEGDPGDQLYFIISGKIKLGRTAPDGRESLVAIMGPGELFGEMALFDPSPRSTSATAVSETRLAGLKHENLKKVIERSPDVSAQLLQALARRLRRTNESLADLVFSDVPGRVAKALLDLADRFGRPATDGILVAHELTQEELAQLVGASRETVNKALAEFVQRGWIRLEARAVVILDLQRLKQRSR
- a CDS encoding MarP family serine protease, with the translated sequence MSPSFNLLDVLLAVVLLGYLFYGFSRGFFNSLFSLAGLVLGGVAAFSAAPWVSAQVDPQYRVGAVLATVLVLLVAGQMLGGLLGRALSAVTERMRLGALNRIAGAALDVAVAALVLSLLASLVGQLGIPAVSQQVASSTVLRTIDEHTPGPVRAAVTEARDAVGGATGIRQLDELLFPAEEAPDESTSTPALQAAGQSVVQVYGMAVECRQNQTGSGFVTDAGQVVTNAHVVAGVDEPVVQTRDGQVHAAAVVHYDPGSDLAVLSAPSLPLAALPLGVDPAAGDSVAFMGYPLGGPFAAGPATVQGTALAPVEGTGGTMEIIQLAGQVQQGNSGGPLVAQDGSVVGVVFAKALEGQVGYALTLDELRGALGAAAGATQAVDSGSCAA
- a CDS encoding RidA family protein, whose translation is MSNGSAVESRIAELGLELPAVAAPVAAYVPAVVTGSWVHTSGQLPFVDGQLPATGKVSASGAAGTVSPEDAHELAARAALNAVAAVKEAVGDLDRVVRIVKVVGFVASDPGFTGQPGVINGASELLGRIFGDAGVHARSAVGVAVLPLDAPVEVELVAEFR
- a CDS encoding NUDIX hydrolase → MRWFEIPEGQRGAAQAWLERGAGIPGSAPSPAAAVVFVRDGEHGVETYLKYRPGNSPLGTVGFPGGTLEPHDDEPLDWAGPSPADWARRLGVEDDLGRARRTVVAAVRKAFEEAGVLLAGSDTMSTVESVEGAEWMRSREALAVGDVSLAQVLGRRRLVLRSDLLKPLAHWITSDFAHRRYDIHYFTAVVPDGQAPSVLESKGVWGRWVDAAQAVADPAGSWLGDLVGQEDTVGRTIDDLSSPGVQCVLESVAECTSAIAFLAKKRAVVARNPVLEVHDGRPVLRLDLT
- the aroQ gene encoding type II 3-dehydroquinate dehydratase; translation: MTTTRRPIYVLNGPNLNLLGVRRPEVYGTTTLGDIEEAVRARAAAGGWDVEFHQSNHEGVLVDRIQEARTEGAAIVINPAAFTHYSIAIHDALEAAELPVVEVHLSNVHRREAFRHTSYVSLQADVVIAGAGAFGYEMAVEHLLRTLEG